The Macadamia integrifolia cultivar HAES 741 unplaced genomic scaffold, SCU_Mint_v3 scaffold2942, whole genome shotgun sequence DNA window ttttcactggttactatcgacttccagaaacatgactatcaaagaccttcaattctgtttttatttctagaaacgaaaatttctgttactgccgtttcttgaaacagaaacgacagaaacgttatcaaacgggcccttaatgtCAGCTTTCAGCGTCCCCGCTGCTCACAATGTTCAGTCATGCTCATGCCAGCAACAAAAGCCCATTTTCTATGTCTAGCCAAAATCTTTGGTCCCAGATTTGGGAAACTATTTTATTTTCAGATCATGCACATTAACTTTGACTTAAATTGGTAGACAAATTTAAATAAATTCAATAAATTTGTTTTGGTCTGATTAGGAAAATAAATTGTTTTCAAATCCTAAAGTGGGTAATCATCTTTAATTAAAACTAAATGTGGTGTGTGAGATCAAATTGCAACCTATGTAATTGTTTGTACTGTTCTTTGCAATCAATACAATAGGAGTGTGGATTTTTTGTACAGAATCATTTTCATATGatctgatccacacagatgaaaTTCACCATAGGGTTTTTCTTTAGTTGGATTCTATCTGTGTGGATCAATCCCGTATGAGAACGGGAACCTCTCCGCCCTCAGTGGTGACTTGGGAAATCTAAAAGCAAAGAAGTTCAAGAGTATCGAAAACAGTCCCACCATTTAAAGATTGGATATTATTGGTGAGCATAAATCTAGGAAAGTCATAatatacacagccttaccccactttatagaaaaaatatttctaatttAAATCCATGTTCACTAAATTCACAATGAAGCAATCTTACCTTTGCGTTGATTGTCACTCCATGTTTTTTAAGATGTAGCATTCTCAATAAAACCAAAGGCAATGACTTTTAAGATGCCTTGTACTAAATGCACAAGGGAGACTTAGGATGGGTAAGCAACACATCACATATTCCAATTCTCAGGCACTGGTTCATTCATTATTTAAGTAGACGAGTTGTCCCAACCACCATCACAAATCTCTGTCGGTCCTCACTCCTCAATGACATTAGACAAGTGCAACAAAGCTTTGATTTGTGTATCTTCTCCTAAGTAGAAGCTGAAAATATTCCAGCTCATTGCATTAATGCTAGGTGGGCCTTGTGCTTCCTACATATGGGGTTGTGGGAATCCTGTTTTAGATCCCCTTCAATTGCGTTGGGTGTTTAGTGTGCGTTCGATGGTTGAAAGTATTTGGGTACACATCCTAAAAGTTTTCCAATTGTCAACTGTGTCATGGATGTTCAACGTAGCTGAAGTGAcctctgttggtgtatgatgtcttgtatttcgtcagAGTTTAATCCAGGAGGTATTGGTGCAGCACCTTGACAGGCAGGACAACGGTCCCGCTACCCTATttgcgggccgtgggggttgcaagggggcagaaGGCCCCCCTCCTGGCCCCCTGCTGGTGTAGCCccagctcgaattttttatttgaaggcaaTTGTGTATTTTTCAGATTAAagttttttcactatatatttgtagcgaagatttttttctctgtaatgcaagcaatattgagaggtgtgagggacgagaaCTAtcactctattctccattgataatgaagtagaatctcatctcaccgaggacgtaagCAATATtgtcgaacctcataaatctgtgtgcattgcttgttcttgttttgtcGGTTGAAATAAACTTATAGGTCTAGTAGAATAGATGTTGGGTGTGATTCTTAGACCTCAAATTATATCATATGCAAGCTAATTGGACAAATTAATTCAAACATTTGATTGGAGATTAGAGTATAAGATATTTGTGAGGTTTTAAATTCGGGGCCTTAATTCAATCGCATGTCTTGTATAACAAAATTTCCCTCTCATTCTTCGTTAGTCCATAATTGTTTGAAGATAcacactttttcttcttccctttttttaacCGATGATCTACTCTAATGCTTgaaaaaataggcataaattcaAACTTAGCATGCAAATACGGAATGATAGGCTGATATAACTTATCATATGGTAGATAATGCCACTTGATCACTTAGTTTTACCAAGTTCCACCTGCTTTATCGTAATaaactttattattttttattttatccttaCAAAAAGTTTTCTActcttacaaaaaataaaatttttaacatTTTGTACCTCTATTTGTGCATTGTGCCATGTCGAAGGAGGACATGGCTATTTTGATGGTTGGATATGCAAAAAAATGTTTTGTATAAACCATAAACCGAACTTTAttattaaattcaatcaaaCACCCCttcatgtttttttgtttttgtttttttttataaagaaacACCCTCTCATGTACATTTTAGTCGTCTATGTATTAACATACATGGAATGCACCTTCTCATAGTTCTATATTTTCTTGTCACTTTGTTAAAACTTGAAATGTGAATAGAGAATTTTCGCTTCTAATTTGCATATGATACATACTTATCTGTCCACGCGATATAAAATatttcgtctttttttttttttgtgtaggGTGAAAGGAGGATGTTGGTGGGGATATTTATTCGGGTACTCATTTTATTGATTAAGTGCTGAAAGATTGTTTTGTCCTATATTGTTGACGACATTTTTCATacagaaaagatttttttttttttaataagggttatcatttaaattaaaaaaataaccaaTCATATATCATCCTCTCATTTTCACTAATATTTACCTAAAAAAACATACTAATTAAAATTCCAACTGTCATACTAATTTTCAGGTCCCATATTTGACCGTAGAGGGATCCGTATTTTGGCTTAACCAAATTTATGAACCTTCTGTATCTCTTGATGCTCACCAACCTTTTCTGACCTTTTAGAGTATTTGTGACACATCCCCATTTTTACCTTCCATTGATTTGGACTCGTGAGCTATGTTCACATCACGGCATCCCAAGGACCTACGCCACCTCCCACACACCAACCCCCAACCACATTTCCTGATTTGATTCACGTTCACCCAATATCACTCTATTATAAGGGTGACAATTACGGAtgaaaatcctctatttttttcatccttgttttttcttgttttgctacctgcagaacacgacacgtggacaattttaaCATCAACGGTCAatattgggtgaggattattacatccgatgcgttggtcttaaagttatcCACATGTCGTGTTATggaggtagcaaaacaaggaaaaataaagatgagaaaaacaaaggatttttTTCCGTCAATTACAGGCTTGCCTGGCTGGTTCAATAAGCTTGAATCGGTCCGATCCAATTTATTGGTTGTTATCTTATtggaatcaaattttttttaatatacaaaAGGAAGCTGACTGATTACTAGTCCAACATATTTACATCGAtgtttaaaatcgattataGCATGCTTAGAGATAAATGTGTCATTGAACATTGATATCTAACTAACCATTTTTAAATGGGACCATACCTAACATATGAGGATCAGTTATTAAAATGGACCAATCACAGTACAAGATCAGAAGGCCCTAAAATAGGAAAACTCGATTAGGCTCGATCAAAACCGGACCGATCAGACCAATTGACACCTCTTGACTGGTAATTCCAGAGAAAAACTAGGGGTAGTACCGGAATAAAAAATCGCAGGCCAACGACAAATGTGGGTCCCACACTCCCACCGATCCATCCCGAGTCCGCCGGATCGTTAGACCATTTCATCTATAAAACTCCTtccctcctttctctcttcgCCAACTCACTCCCTCcgttctcctctctctctcttctttaccaGAAGCTCCGGATCTATTCTTTCCTCTGCTTCGACACGATGGTTCAGGTTGATCTCATCCCAGAGAAGACCTCATCAGGTCGTGAATACAAAGTGAAGGATATGTCTCAGGCCGATTTCGGTCGCCTCGAGATCGAGCTCGCCGAAGTCGAGATGCCTGGTTTGATGTCTTGCAGAACCGAATTCGGCGCTTCACAACCCTTCAAAGGAGCTAGAATCACTGGCTCTCTTCACATGACCATTCAAACTGCCGTTCTCATCGAAACCCTAACTGCTCTAGGCGCTGAGGTTCGTTGGTGCTCCTGCAACATCTTCTCTACGCAGGATCATGCCGCTGCCGCCATCGCTCGTGATAGTGCTGCTGTTTTTGCGTGGAAGGGTGAGACCCTTCAGGAGTACTGGTGGTGTACTGAAAGGGCTCTTGATTGGGGTCCTAATGGTGGTCCGGATCTCAttgttgatgatggtggtgatgccACTTTGCTGATCCATGAGGGAGTAAAGGCTGAGGAGGAGTTTGAGAAGACCGGGAAGGTGCCAGATCCGGAATCGACTGATAACGCTGAGTTTCAGATCGTGCTTGGGATTATTAGGGATGGGTTGAAGACTGATCCTATGAAGTATCGCAAGATGAAGGCGACTTTGGTTGGTGTTTCTGAGGAGACCACTACTGGTGTGAAGAGACTCTACCAAATGCAGGCTAACGGCTCATTGCTCTTCCCCGCCATCAATGTCAACGACTCTGTTACCAAGAGCAAGGtacttttttgttcttttaaatcTCAATTATCAGGTCAATTGTTTTCGAATTCTGTATTTACGATCCAGATCTACAATGTTGCTTCCGACCTAAGGTTTATACAATCTGTTTcgtctttctttccctttctgcACATTTTGAAATGTTCAATTAATGGTGGTCCTACATTTGAAGTACAGCAGCAACTCAGAATTCACTTTCATGTCGTTTTGTGTTGATTGTATAACCTTGCAGGAAAAATAATTTGTTGCTTGATTTTCATGTCCACAACTTTTGGCTTCATTGTTTATGCTGTGATCTGATTTGAAATTGTCATGTGCGGCTTTTTAATTCATTTAATTTTCTATGGACATGTTTCAGATTCAAGTTTCACAATGCTCTCTATTTCTAAATTCAGATATTCTTTTGGAATCTCCGAAATTTTCACGTGTAGTTTCTGAAACCTGGATTTAGTTTCCTACATCCAGATATGTAGAGTTTTGCTTTTTTGGAAGTTTCACAAATTTCGTTTTTATTAGCctccttcgttctcttttccttcattttggATCTGTGGTTGCTGGTCTTCCTATTGAGCAGGGTCTCAAAGGATAGGGAATTGGATCTGCAAATCACCCGTTTTAAATTTGAATCAGATCCCAATTCTTGATGATTTGATACGGCCGTTTCCTGGAGAGAAACACAGGAATCGTTGGAATCTTCCTCAGTCTGGCCAATTCGGGCTTTTTTAGACTGATTCCAGCAGTCCCAATTCCATGTTTTAAAACCCTGCTGTGAAGTGATCTTCATCTTGTTGGTCTCATTGTTTCTGAAGTCTAAAtattgctggaaaaaaaaaaaattaattcagcCATCAGCTGAATTGCGAAAGTAGATAAATGGTTTAATTTTAGATTATCTGAGATCTAGCTTTGACTCTGCCaggaatttgattttgagaAGTTTGGGTCCCCTACACTGAGTTGTATCATTCTTGCTTGTCTGTCTACATGTGTAGTCCTCACTCTCGCcactttttttctccttttggttCACAATTCTAATCAAGAActgatttctttttaattggtcagggtttttaattttttgcacTTGGATTCTCtaattttaataatataataatatatacgATTTTCTTGCTTTGAGATCATGAGCTCAATTTTGGTTGAGTTTTTCTGCAAGTCTGAAACAAATATTTTAGTTTTCTGCTCTAAACGTTGTCTTTTGTCTTCGTGACAGTTTGACAACCTCTATGGATGCCGCCACTCCCTCCCTGATGGCTTGATGAGGGCCACTGATGTCATGATTGCCGGCAAGGTTGCTGTTGTCTGTGGTTATGGAGATGTTGGCAAGGGCTGTGCTGCTGCCCTCAAGCAGGCAGGTGCCCGTGTCATTGTAACTGAGATCGACCCTATCTGTGCCCTTCAGGCTTTGATGGAAGGTATCCAGGTCCTGACCCTTGAAGATGTTCTATCAGTAGCTGACATCTTTGTTACCACTACTGGTAACAAGGACATTATCATGGTTGACCacatgaggaagatgaagaacaatgCCATTGTCTGCAACATTGGTCACTTCGACAATGAAATCGACATGCTCGGTCTGGAGACATTCCCTGGTGTGAAGAGGATCACAATCAAGCCCCAGACAGACAGGTGGGTCTTCCCAGACACCAATTCAGGCGTCATCATCTTGGCTGAGGGGCGTCTGATGAACCTTGGATGTGCCACTGGCCACCCAAGCTTTGTGATGTCTTGCTCATTTACCAACCAGGTGATTGCTCAGCTGGAGCTCTGGAAGGAAAAGGGCACTGGCAAGTATGAGAAGAAGGTGTACGTGCTACCCAAGCACCTTGATGAGAAGGTCGCAGCACTTCACCTTGGAAAACTCGGGGCCCATCTCACCAAGCTTTCTCCTGACCAGGCTGAGTACATTAGTGTGCCTGTTGAGGGTCCATACAAGCCTCCTCACTATAGGTACTGAGATCtggagagagattcaaagattCAAAGCCTTGattattttggtttattttttccccattaAATATTTATAGTTTGTCAAACTAGTTTTGTAATGGCTGGAGATggaagaggggaggggaggggagaggtgTGAATTGGTCTCTGTTAGAATAGTTAACAAGAAGACCTTGGGTTTTGAATAAGGGTGAGATGGTTGTGGGTTTGTTTGGATGGATATTAAGAGAATGAAAAGCTGCGTTTCAGTACGCATCTGTCTTTGGCTTTAGCTTGAGCTTctatcttcttttctatttttttgccttgattctttttgtttcttaattttGTGGAAAATGAGGGAAAGCCACCTTGAGGAAACCAGTCACAAAAGTATGCAACATTGCTAGAAGTAATCCAACTTCAGGAAATCACATCTAAAGAAGATCTGTTGTCCATTGGAAGATTGATAACATTGTAATTACACAGCAATCTCCACAACCACAAGCAAGTTCATAGCATATGGGCCTTCTGCTGAAAGTCTGGAATCAGGCATTCATGAGGGACAAAAGAAGCAGGCCCTGCTGCTGAGATGATTGAACCCTCACCGCAGCATCTGAATTTCCTTCCGTGGTTTTCTTATCTGGTATCTGTCTCATCGTTCATGATGCAGTAACGCTTTGACCCGTTCATACCGTGGACATGAGATTCCATTCTAGTTTCTCAAACTCTCTTAGATATGGTTTTCCAGATGGGCTTATAATCTGTTCTGAGCATGGTTTTCCAGAGATGGATACCGATCCGGATCGATTGGAGAGGATTGGTGTGTATCGATCCTTTTTGCCATTGCTTTTCAGAAaaagtaccttttttttttttttttaccccttaAATGATATGGATAGTTGATCTAGATCGATCAAGAATCAGGGATTGGTCTCAATCAATACCGATATGATATGGCCAAtacgatatcgatacttgaaaccatggttctaAGCCAAAACATAACAAttgtgtaaaataaaaaaaacatacccagtgcacgaggctcacGCATGTGCAAGGTCTTAGGGGGCCAGAATTACGTAGCCTTACCCGAGAATTTCAAGAGCCAAAACAATTGTGAATGGTATAAAAGGGCAAGGtttgcaacaaaaaaaaaaaaaaaggcccggTAATTATCACATGGTAGTGACAGTATGATTAGGTTTTCAAGAGTTAAAAATGTGTCATAACctaatttgaaagaaaaaaatgaagatttgTAAATTCCTCCTGAAAGTTCTTTCTATACTTTCTTTTGGGTAAAAATTCTTTCCATACTGATGTGTCTAGGAATGTAGATTGTATTTGTGTTGGTTatatttttgatattttctgTTGTCTTTATTGAGATGGGAGTTCTAAAGCTGTCAAGATGTCCTTGGTTTGGACCAGAAGTTTGTTGAGTGGTTCGCTGCATAAATGGATATACAAAGAATTCAGAGCTCAACTTAGTTCACCTTGTAACTTTTGtgcattgaatttgagttgaaggtgatacaTGAAAAATGTAGGCCTTCCAATCAGTTTTACGTCGACAAAAGAATCAAGTTGATCGGAATCCGAGAGGgagagatatggtcaattaagcaAGTCATTATGATCAATAAGTCCCAAAAagtagtagtaataataataataataataat harbors:
- the LOC122067505 gene encoding adenosylhomocysteinase-like, producing the protein MVQVDLIPEKTSSGREYKVKDMSQADFGRLEIELAEVEMPGLMSCRTEFGASQPFKGARITGSLHMTIQTAVLIETLTALGAEVRWCSCNIFSTQDHAAAAIARDSAAVFAWKGETLQEYWWCTERALDWGPNGGPDLIVDDGGDATLLIHEGVKAEEEFEKTGKVPDPESTDNAEFQIVLGIIRDGLKTDPMKYRKMKATLVGVSEETTTGVKRLYQMQANGSLLFPAINVNDSVTKSKFDNLYGCRHSLPDGLMRATDVMIAGKVAVVCGYGDVGKGCAAALKQAGARVIVTEIDPICALQALMEGIQVLTLEDVLSVADIFVTTTGNKDIIMVDHMRKMKNNAIVCNIGHFDNEIDMLGLETFPGVKRITIKPQTDRWVFPDTNSGVIILAEGRLMNLGCATGHPSFVMSCSFTNQVIAQLELWKEKGTGKYEKKVYVLPKHLDEKVAALHLGKLGAHLTKLSPDQAEYISVPVEGPYKPPHYRY